Part of the Tepiditoga spiralis genome, ACAAATTTTTACCAGATTCATTTATTTCAAAAAAATTAAATGCTAATAAATTAACAACAAATGACGATGTTTTATGGAGTTCTAAATATGTTTATTCTTATAACGGAGATACATTACCAAGTGCATTTATACAAATTCATTCTCCAATAAAAAATCAAGGTTCACATGGTACATGTTGGGCATTTTCAACAATTGCAAGTTTAGAAAGTGCTATGCTCGTTCAAAAATCAGATTTGAATCCTACTGATACAGCATCACCAGTAGTAGATCAAGATTCTACATATGATTTTTCTGAACAATACATGGCATACCATGATGTTGATTGGGATTTGCTTGCAGCAACAGGATATGAAACAATGCAAGAAGCAAATACAGATGTTGGAGGAAATGTTTATTTTTCGAGCTATAATTTAATAAGATATGGATATGTTGATGAAAGTGCTATGCCTTATTCAGCATATGATGGTAATAAAGAAATATCTTGGAATGCAAAATCAAATTGGAACAGTACATTAAAAAGAGAAGTTCAAAAAACTATATACCTTCCAGGTTATAAATATAATGAACAAAGTTATTCAGATTACATAAATTCTATAAAAGAAGCTTTAAAAAGATATGGTGCTTTATCAGTATCTTACAGTGTCCCTAATGATTTTGGTGTTTATATTGGTGGAGTTTATGTTCCTTCAGATAGTTTTGCAAAATATACTGGTGGACATGCAGTTACTCTCGTTGGATGGATGGATATGGCTACATTAAAACAACAAACATATTCAGGAACTACAACAACTTGGGTTTCTTCTGATGCAACATGTGTAAAATGGAATGATCCAATAACAGGAAAAAATGTTGAATCAACAGAA contains:
- a CDS encoding C1 family peptidase, which encodes MKKILLTVLLVLLVTFMLAGVLEESNELANSINLTNVPWMAGVNQYFVDLQENTGISNLNSLNLKVNKYKFLPDSFISKKLNANKLTTNDDVLWSSKYVYSYNGDTLPSAFIQIHSPIKNQGSHGTCWAFSTIASLESAMLVQKSDLNPTDTASPVVDQDSTYDFSEQYMAYHDVDWDLLAATGYETMQEANTDVGGNVYFSSYNLIRYGYVDESAMPYSAYDGNKEISWNAKSNWNSTLKREVQKTIYLPGYKYNEQSYSDYINSIKEALKRYGALSVSYSVPNDFGVYIGGVYVPSDSFAKYTGGHAVTLVGWMDMATLKQQTYSGTTTTWVSSDATCVKWNDPITGKNVESTEFWLIKNSWGTSWGWDGYFLVPIATKEQFDNKEIERWMIENNSMYVPVYQKASTAVTDFDNDGDTDIDDYNALKTAIENYLKDKTYDAKYDISDPKDGRLDGNDMEMFFQKNK